A window of the Xenopus laevis strain J_2021 chromosome 9_10L, Xenopus_laevis_v10.1, whole genome shotgun sequence genome harbors these coding sequences:
- the rnf40.L gene encoding E3 ubiquitin-protein ligase BRE1B isoform X1, with translation MSGAGSKRASSDNGSGPSEKKSNLGDKTPTTLIEPIRLGGISSTEEMDMKVLQFKNKKLAERLEQRQGFEDELREKIEKLEKRQATDDATLLIVNRYWSKLDEDVHVLLKSYDTEPSNQSAPPSAPPEEPGKAKETAMEIEEGSEVSQPPPTQDNKAASPEPPPAPPFSAGALPESSLTFLATLAHSTKEEIELKLQERMAFSKRAVSCVLETSNKLHCRIEELCDRIQSGAEFDNLGESLQKLNKELLTENRKLQDLATVLQEKHHRLSLQHHELQDRATSTETKVSEMERTIEDLQWDIEKLRKHEQKLNRHLAEALEQLNSGYHISGSSGSFQGGQTTLSVLKFEMLNAELDQNQELANNRMSELEKLQNELQAAVRLKEKLKLDLRTLPEEAVRNTQDFRCLQSQFSLLYNESLQVKTQLDEARAVLLSAKNSHLRQIERMESEELSVQKKLRTEVIQLEDTLAQVRKEYEMLRIEFEQNLAANEQAGPINREMRHLIGSLQNHNHQLKGDVQRYKRKVRDSQAEGSKLRLQIGGPPCPQPGASGSEPTTPVTVKEEEIEVKKEPPTVVPREPETPTTPEVKKEEEEQKKETERTKAREREVERERDKDRERDKEKERERDRDKQKTDESKRKDSDILKQLRAEFKKAQESQKEMKLLLDMYKSAPKEQRDKVQLMAAERKTKAEMEELRVRVQALEEKDRRERKKLADEEALRKIKMAEEQIDHLQRKLTGTKQEEEALLSEMDVTGQAFEDMQEQNIRLMQQLREKDDANFKLMSERIKSNQIHKLLREEKEELAEQVQGLKTQVDAQLSQVQKLEERERLLHTSMTSIEKEVTLRTQSLELNKRKAVEAAQLAEDLKVQVEHVDVTLRDTQNCVCENRSAKEKESFSLKRAQEDVSRLRRRLEKQKKMEVYADADQILQEEIKEYRARLTCPCCNTRKKDAVLTKCFHVFCFECVKTRYESRQRKCPKCNAAFGAHDFHRIYIN, from the exons GAGGAGATGGATATGAAAGTCCTGCAGTTCAAGAACAAGAAACTGGCTGAGCGCCTAGAGCAGAGACAGGGCTTTGAAGATGAACTCCGGGAGAAGATTGAGAAGCTGGAAAAAAGACAGGCTACGGATGACGCTACTCTACTCATTGTGAACCGGTATTGGAGCAAG CTGGATGAGGATGTTCATGTGCTTCTGAAGAGTTATGATACGGAGCCAAGTAACCAGAGTGCTCCACCTAGCGCTCCTCCTGAGGAACCCGGGAAGGCCAAGGAAACTGCCATGGAAATAGAGGAAGGCTCAGAGGTATCACAACCCCCACCGACCCAAGACAACAAAG CAGCCTCTCCAGAACCTCCCCCCGCTCCTCCTTTTTCTGCTGGAGCATTGCCGGAATCATCTTTGACCTTCTTAGCCACATTAGCCCACAGCACCAAAGAGGAAATTGAACTGAAGCTGCAAGAGCGCATGGCGTTTAGCAAGAGGGCTGTATCCTGCGTTCTGGAAACTTCTAACAAGCTGCACTGCCGCATAGAAGAGCTGTGTGACCGAATCCAAAGTGGTG ctGAGTTTGATAACTTGGGGGAATCTCTGCAAAAGCTGAACAAAGAACTTCTTACTGAGAACCGTAAGCTGCAGGACCTTGCTACTGTACTCCAGGAGAAGCATCACCGCCTCTCACTGCAG cACCATGAGCTCCAAGACCGCGCAACTTCAACAGAGACCAAGGTATCCGAGATGGAGAGGACCATCGAGGACTTGCAGTGGGACATTGAGAAATTACGCAAACATGAACAGAAGTTGAACCGTCACCTGGCAGAGGCCCTGGAGCAG CTTAATTCTGGATACCACATCTCCGGAAGTTCTGGAAGTTTCCAGGGAGGACAGACTACCCTAAGTGTGCTAAAG TTTGAGATGCTGAATGCAGAACTCGATCAAAATCAGGAACTGGCAAACAATCGGATGTCAGAGTTGGAAAAACTGCAGAATGAACTACAGGCAGCTGTCAGGCTTAAGGAGAAGCTAAAG CTGGATCTGAGGACCTTGCCTGAGGAAGCAGTACGGAACACACAGGATTTCCGCTGCCTGCAGTCTCAGTTCTCTCTCCTGTACAACGAGTCTTTGCAAGTAAAGACTCAATTGGATGAGGCCCGAGCTGTGCTGTTAAGCGCCAAGAACAGTCACCTGAGGCAGATTGAGCGCATGGAG AGCGAGGAGCTGTCTGTACAAAAGAAACTGCGCACTGAAGTGATCCAGCTGGAGGATACTCTCGCCCAGGTACGCAAGGAGTATGAAATGCTGAGGATAGAGTTTGAGCAGAACCTGGCAGCCAATGAGCAAGCAG GTCCTATTAATAGGGAGATGAGACATCTCATCGGAAGCCTCCAAAACCACAACCACCAACTGAAGGGCGACGTGCAGAGATATAAGCGCAAGGTGCGAGATTCCCAGGCAGAGGGGAGCAAG TTGCGGTTGCAAATTGGCGGCCCGCCCTGTCCTCAGCCTGGAGCTTCCGGATCAGAACCAACTACCCCCGTTACTGTGAAAGAGGAAGAGATAGAAGTGAAGAAAGAACCCCCTACAGTGGTGCCACGAGAGCCCGAGACTCCCACTACCCCTgaagtgaagaaggaggaggaagaGCAAAAGAAAGAGACAGAGCGGACCAAGGCGCGAGAGAGGGAGGTGGAACGAGAACGAGACAAAGATCGGGAAAGagacaaagaaaaggaaagagagcGGGACAGAGACAAACAGAAAACAGATGAAAGCAAAAGGAAAGACAGCGACATTCTGAAACAGCTCCGAGCAGAGTTTAA GAAGGCCCAGGAGAGCCAGAAGGAGATGAAGCTGCTGTTAGATATGTACAAATCTGCCCCCAAAGAGCAGAGAGACAAGGTCCAGCTGATGGCAGCTGAGAGAAAGACCAAGGCTGAG ATGGAGGAGCTGCGAGTCCGGGTGCAAGCTCTTGAGGAGAAAGACAGGAGGGAGAGGAAGAAGCTTGCAGATGAAGAAGcactgagaaaaataaaaatggctgaAGAACAGATAGACCATTTACAGAGGAAACTGACTGGCACCAAACAG GAGGAGGAGGCCTTACTTTCAGAGATGGACGTGACGGGCCAGGCGTTTGAGGACATGCAGGAGCAGAATATTCGCCTGATGCAGCAGCTCCGTGAGAAGGACGACGCCAACTTCAAACTTATGTCTGAGAGGATCAAATCCAACCAGATACACAAACTCCTGAGGGAAGAGAAGGAGGAGCTGGCTGAGCAGGTGCAAGGGCTGAAAACTCAG GTGGATGCTCAGCTGTCTCAGGTGCAAAAGCTGGAGGAGAGAGAGCGCCTTTTACACACATCTATGACTTCCATTGAGAAGGAGGTAACGCTTAGAACACAATCACTGGAACTGAACAAGAGGAAG gcagttGAGGCGGCTCAGCTTGCAGAAGACCTGAAGGTACAAGTGGAACACGTAGACGTTACTCTGAGAGACACCCAGAACTGTGTATGTGAGAACCGAAGCGCTAAAGAAAAGGAGTCCTTCAGTCTCAAAAGAGCTCAG GAGGATGTCTCTCGTCTGAGAAGGAGACTGGAAAAGCAGAAGAAGATGGAGGTTTATGCAGATGCCGACCAAATCCTACAGGAGGAGATTAAAGAGTACAGG GCCAGACTCACTTGTCCTTGCTGCAACACGCGGAAAAAGGACGCCGTCCTCACCAAGTGCTTTCACGTCTTCTGCTTCGAGTGCGTCAAGACCCGATACGAGTCTCGGCAGCGCAAGTGCCCCAAGTGCAACGCGGCCTTCGGAGCTCACGACTTTCACCGGATTTACATCAATTAA
- the ccdc42.L gene encoding coiled-coil domain-containing protein 42-like 1 — protein sequence MDQAEYFHSWCRQDEMMLNLLEKCPTQQIQRLPLPIRRLEKKQEIQKMLEARREDYHKAMEGVAREWEKLQEKEAEIRVGLEKYKKSIVKNDKKQERAFRDAAKARSMCIQYDLQLKALQEQCEELDKKRAKTKAQVQKYEKCHRYLEKVVKASEKFQSIPELMSQFHALVSYLPQEEQEEQKSQESRSQRIHCMEEKSDSIVQFSNEIHRLYIRLEKAKKKRREWELRWNQMLKTATRKNLLLGTIKAAVRDIFQTVISQGLGSNSVGEDDIVEQLEIIRKDIEDLTDIWEKLSLNEELMEPIHAPLLPTDKTLGHPPSQ from the exons ATGGACCAAGCAGAGTATTTCCATTCCTGGTGCAGACAAGACGAGATGATGCTCAATCTACTTGA GAAATGTCCAACTCAGCAGATACAGCGACTCCCACTACCTATACGACGCCTGGAGAAAAAGCAAGAAATCCAGAAGATGCTGGAAGCAAGGAGAGAG gatTACCACAAAGCAATGGAGGGTGTGGCCAGAGAGTGGGAGAAGCTACAGGAGAAAGAAGCAGAGATAAGAGTTGGCCTAGAGAAGTACAAGAAGTCCATTGTG AAGAACGATAAGAAACAAGAGCGGGCATTCCGAGATGCGGCAAAGGCACGGAGTATGTGTATCCAGTATGACCTGCAGTTGAAGGCCTTACAGGAGCAATGTGAGGAGTTGGATAAGAAAAGGGCTAAGACTAAAGCACAAgtccaaaaatatgaaaaatgtcatCGATATCTGGAGAAGGTGGTAAAGGCTTCAGAAAAG TTCCAAAGCATCCCTGAACTTATGAGTCAGTTCCATGCTCTGGTAAGTtatctacctcaggaggagcaaGAGGAACAGAAGAGCCAAGAGTCAAGAAGTCAACGTATTCACTGCATGGAGGAGAAGAGCGACTCTATTGTGCAGTTTAGTAATGAGATCCACCGCTTGTATATCCGCCTGGAGAAggcaaagaagaaaagaagagagTGG GAGTTGCGTTGGAACCAGATGCTGAAGACGGCCACCAGGAAGAATCTGCTGCTGGGAACAATAAAGGCGGCAGTGAGAGATATTTTCCAGACTGTCATTAGCCAGGGCCTGGGCAGCAACAGTGTCGGGGAAGATGACATTGTGGAGCAGCTGGAAATT ATTAGGAAAGACATTGAAGACCTTACTGATATTTGGGAAAAACTGAGCCTGAACGAGGAGCTAATGGAACCCATCCACGCCCCCCTCCTTCCCACAGATAAAACACTGGGTCACCCTCCTTCACAGTAA
- the rnf40.L gene encoding E3 ubiquitin-protein ligase BRE1B isoform X2, whose product MSGAGSKRASSDNGSGPSEKKSNLGDKTPTTLIEPIRLGGISSTEEMDMKVLQFKNKKLAERLEQRQGFEDELREKIEKLEKRQATDDATLLIVNRYWSKLDEDVHVLLKSYDTEPSNQSAPPSAPPEEPGKAKETAMEIEEGSEVSQPPPTQDNKASPEPPPAPPFSAGALPESSLTFLATLAHSTKEEIELKLQERMAFSKRAVSCVLETSNKLHCRIEELCDRIQSGAEFDNLGESLQKLNKELLTENRKLQDLATVLQEKHHRLSLQHHELQDRATSTETKVSEMERTIEDLQWDIEKLRKHEQKLNRHLAEALEQLNSGYHISGSSGSFQGGQTTLSVLKFEMLNAELDQNQELANNRMSELEKLQNELQAAVRLKEKLKLDLRTLPEEAVRNTQDFRCLQSQFSLLYNESLQVKTQLDEARAVLLSAKNSHLRQIERMESEELSVQKKLRTEVIQLEDTLAQVRKEYEMLRIEFEQNLAANEQAGPINREMRHLIGSLQNHNHQLKGDVQRYKRKVRDSQAEGSKLRLQIGGPPCPQPGASGSEPTTPVTVKEEEIEVKKEPPTVVPREPETPTTPEVKKEEEEQKKETERTKAREREVERERDKDRERDKEKERERDRDKQKTDESKRKDSDILKQLRAEFKKAQESQKEMKLLLDMYKSAPKEQRDKVQLMAAERKTKAEMEELRVRVQALEEKDRRERKKLADEEALRKIKMAEEQIDHLQRKLTGTKQEEEALLSEMDVTGQAFEDMQEQNIRLMQQLREKDDANFKLMSERIKSNQIHKLLREEKEELAEQVQGLKTQVDAQLSQVQKLEERERLLHTSMTSIEKEVTLRTQSLELNKRKAVEAAQLAEDLKVQVEHVDVTLRDTQNCVCENRSAKEKESFSLKRAQEDVSRLRRRLEKQKKMEVYADADQILQEEIKEYRARLTCPCCNTRKKDAVLTKCFHVFCFECVKTRYESRQRKCPKCNAAFGAHDFHRIYIN is encoded by the exons GAGGAGATGGATATGAAAGTCCTGCAGTTCAAGAACAAGAAACTGGCTGAGCGCCTAGAGCAGAGACAGGGCTTTGAAGATGAACTCCGGGAGAAGATTGAGAAGCTGGAAAAAAGACAGGCTACGGATGACGCTACTCTACTCATTGTGAACCGGTATTGGAGCAAG CTGGATGAGGATGTTCATGTGCTTCTGAAGAGTTATGATACGGAGCCAAGTAACCAGAGTGCTCCACCTAGCGCTCCTCCTGAGGAACCCGGGAAGGCCAAGGAAACTGCCATGGAAATAGAGGAAGGCTCAGAGGTATCACAACCCCCACCGACCCAAGACAACAAAG CCTCTCCAGAACCTCCCCCCGCTCCTCCTTTTTCTGCTGGAGCATTGCCGGAATCATCTTTGACCTTCTTAGCCACATTAGCCCACAGCACCAAAGAGGAAATTGAACTGAAGCTGCAAGAGCGCATGGCGTTTAGCAAGAGGGCTGTATCCTGCGTTCTGGAAACTTCTAACAAGCTGCACTGCCGCATAGAAGAGCTGTGTGACCGAATCCAAAGTGGTG ctGAGTTTGATAACTTGGGGGAATCTCTGCAAAAGCTGAACAAAGAACTTCTTACTGAGAACCGTAAGCTGCAGGACCTTGCTACTGTACTCCAGGAGAAGCATCACCGCCTCTCACTGCAG cACCATGAGCTCCAAGACCGCGCAACTTCAACAGAGACCAAGGTATCCGAGATGGAGAGGACCATCGAGGACTTGCAGTGGGACATTGAGAAATTACGCAAACATGAACAGAAGTTGAACCGTCACCTGGCAGAGGCCCTGGAGCAG CTTAATTCTGGATACCACATCTCCGGAAGTTCTGGAAGTTTCCAGGGAGGACAGACTACCCTAAGTGTGCTAAAG TTTGAGATGCTGAATGCAGAACTCGATCAAAATCAGGAACTGGCAAACAATCGGATGTCAGAGTTGGAAAAACTGCAGAATGAACTACAGGCAGCTGTCAGGCTTAAGGAGAAGCTAAAG CTGGATCTGAGGACCTTGCCTGAGGAAGCAGTACGGAACACACAGGATTTCCGCTGCCTGCAGTCTCAGTTCTCTCTCCTGTACAACGAGTCTTTGCAAGTAAAGACTCAATTGGATGAGGCCCGAGCTGTGCTGTTAAGCGCCAAGAACAGTCACCTGAGGCAGATTGAGCGCATGGAG AGCGAGGAGCTGTCTGTACAAAAGAAACTGCGCACTGAAGTGATCCAGCTGGAGGATACTCTCGCCCAGGTACGCAAGGAGTATGAAATGCTGAGGATAGAGTTTGAGCAGAACCTGGCAGCCAATGAGCAAGCAG GTCCTATTAATAGGGAGATGAGACATCTCATCGGAAGCCTCCAAAACCACAACCACCAACTGAAGGGCGACGTGCAGAGATATAAGCGCAAGGTGCGAGATTCCCAGGCAGAGGGGAGCAAG TTGCGGTTGCAAATTGGCGGCCCGCCCTGTCCTCAGCCTGGAGCTTCCGGATCAGAACCAACTACCCCCGTTACTGTGAAAGAGGAAGAGATAGAAGTGAAGAAAGAACCCCCTACAGTGGTGCCACGAGAGCCCGAGACTCCCACTACCCCTgaagtgaagaaggaggaggaagaGCAAAAGAAAGAGACAGAGCGGACCAAGGCGCGAGAGAGGGAGGTGGAACGAGAACGAGACAAAGATCGGGAAAGagacaaagaaaaggaaagagagcGGGACAGAGACAAACAGAAAACAGATGAAAGCAAAAGGAAAGACAGCGACATTCTGAAACAGCTCCGAGCAGAGTTTAA GAAGGCCCAGGAGAGCCAGAAGGAGATGAAGCTGCTGTTAGATATGTACAAATCTGCCCCCAAAGAGCAGAGAGACAAGGTCCAGCTGATGGCAGCTGAGAGAAAGACCAAGGCTGAG ATGGAGGAGCTGCGAGTCCGGGTGCAAGCTCTTGAGGAGAAAGACAGGAGGGAGAGGAAGAAGCTTGCAGATGAAGAAGcactgagaaaaataaaaatggctgaAGAACAGATAGACCATTTACAGAGGAAACTGACTGGCACCAAACAG GAGGAGGAGGCCTTACTTTCAGAGATGGACGTGACGGGCCAGGCGTTTGAGGACATGCAGGAGCAGAATATTCGCCTGATGCAGCAGCTCCGTGAGAAGGACGACGCCAACTTCAAACTTATGTCTGAGAGGATCAAATCCAACCAGATACACAAACTCCTGAGGGAAGAGAAGGAGGAGCTGGCTGAGCAGGTGCAAGGGCTGAAAACTCAG GTGGATGCTCAGCTGTCTCAGGTGCAAAAGCTGGAGGAGAGAGAGCGCCTTTTACACACATCTATGACTTCCATTGAGAAGGAGGTAACGCTTAGAACACAATCACTGGAACTGAACAAGAGGAAG gcagttGAGGCGGCTCAGCTTGCAGAAGACCTGAAGGTACAAGTGGAACACGTAGACGTTACTCTGAGAGACACCCAGAACTGTGTATGTGAGAACCGAAGCGCTAAAGAAAAGGAGTCCTTCAGTCTCAAAAGAGCTCAG GAGGATGTCTCTCGTCTGAGAAGGAGACTGGAAAAGCAGAAGAAGATGGAGGTTTATGCAGATGCCGACCAAATCCTACAGGAGGAGATTAAAGAGTACAGG GCCAGACTCACTTGTCCTTGCTGCAACACGCGGAAAAAGGACGCCGTCCTCACCAAGTGCTTTCACGTCTTCTGCTTCGAGTGCGTCAAGACCCGATACGAGTCTCGGCAGCGCAAGTGCCCCAAGTGCAACGCGGCCTTCGGAGCTCACGACTTTCACCGGATTTACATCAATTAA